Proteins encoded in a region of the Massilia sp. UMI-21 genome:
- the rnk gene encoding nucleoside diphosphate kinase regulator, whose protein sequence is MKPTILVSWLDMDRLDRLLDALPAAQAHARDALLDELGRAALAEPWEMPPDVVTMNSRVRFAFDGSEQEVTMTLTYPKDMSGGPEQLSILTPVGTALLGLKVGDTIRWERPDGALFDVTVRAIEYQPERDGQYHR, encoded by the coding sequence ATGAAACCGACCATCCTCGTCTCATGGCTGGACATGGACCGCCTCGACCGCCTGCTGGACGCACTGCCGGCCGCGCAGGCCCATGCGCGCGACGCGCTGCTCGATGAACTGGGCCGCGCCGCGCTCGCGGAACCATGGGAAATGCCGCCCGACGTCGTCACCATGAATTCGCGCGTGCGCTTCGCGTTCGACGGTTCGGAACAGGAAGTAACGATGACGCTGACCTACCCGAAGGACATGAGCGGCGGCCCCGAACAGCTGTCGATCCTGACGCCGGTGGGCACCGCGCTGCTGGGCCTGAAGGTGGGCGACACCATCCGCTGGGAGCGCCCCGACGGCGCCCTGTTCGACGTCACCGTCCGCGCCATCGAATACCAGCCGGAGCGGGACGGCCAGTACCACCGCTAG
- a CDS encoding xanthine dehydrogenase family protein molybdopterin-binding subunit, with the protein MKFNEPATTNPIDQLKVVGQPLERIDGPLKTTGTAPYAMDRHDVVPNQAHGYVIGSAIPTGRIVSMDLAAAKAAPGVIAIVTAQNAGKLAKGNFNTAMLLGGPRIQHYHQAVALVVAETFEQARDAASRVTIKYERDKGAFDLSAVRNKATAPKGEAAESKVGNFTGAFASSPVKLDAEYHTAHESHSMMEPHASIAAWDGDQLTVWTSNQMIAWAKGDLAKTLGIPKDKVRVLSPYIGGGFGSKLFLRADVVLAALGARAARRPVRVSLQRALIPNNTTHRSATLQRIRIGSTREGKITAIAHEAWSGNLPDGSPENAATQTRSLYAGEHRMTANKVAAMDLPESNAMRAPGEAPGMAALEIAMDEMAEKLGMDPVRFRILNDTQVVPDNPEKPGSSDPQSKKSEEKSRHNPHPPFSKRQFVQCLQVGAERFGWERRAAKPGAVRDGRWLVGMGMAAAFRDSLQMKSAARVRLDRRGILTVETDMTDIGTGSYTIIAQTASEMMGVPLEKVRVRLGDSGFPASCGSGGQWGGNNSTAGVYAACVKLREAVARQAGFDPERAIFADGLVKAGSSSMPLAEAVGERELVAEDLIEYGDIGKRFQLSTFGAHFVEVGVDAVTCEVRLRRMLAVCAAGRILNPKTARSQVIGAMTMGAGAALMEELAVDKRLGYFVNHDLAGYEVPVHADIPHQEVIFLDETDPVSSPMKAKGIAELGICGVAAAIANAVYNATGVRVREYPITLDKLIDKMPLRV; encoded by the coding sequence ATGAAATTCAACGAACCAGCAACTACCAACCCCATCGACCAGCTCAAGGTCGTGGGCCAGCCGCTCGAACGCATCGACGGCCCGCTCAAGACCACCGGCACCGCGCCGTATGCGATGGACCGCCACGACGTGGTGCCCAACCAGGCCCATGGCTACGTGATCGGCTCCGCGATTCCCACCGGGCGCATCGTCTCGATGGACCTGGCGGCGGCCAAGGCCGCGCCGGGCGTGATCGCCATCGTCACCGCCCAGAATGCCGGCAAGCTCGCCAAGGGCAACTTCAATACCGCGATGCTGCTCGGCGGCCCGCGCATCCAGCACTACCACCAGGCGGTGGCGCTGGTGGTGGCCGAGACCTTCGAGCAGGCGCGCGACGCGGCCTCACGGGTAACGATCAAGTACGAACGCGACAAGGGCGCCTTCGACCTGAGCGCGGTGCGCAACAAGGCCACCGCGCCGAAGGGCGAGGCGGCCGAATCCAAGGTCGGCAACTTCACCGGCGCGTTTGCGTCGAGCCCGGTGAAACTCGACGCCGAATACCACACCGCGCACGAATCGCATTCGATGATGGAGCCGCACGCCAGCATCGCGGCATGGGACGGCGACCAGCTCACGGTCTGGACCTCGAACCAGATGATCGCCTGGGCCAAGGGCGACCTGGCCAAGACCCTTGGCATCCCGAAGGACAAGGTGCGCGTGCTGTCGCCCTATATCGGCGGCGGCTTCGGCTCCAAGCTGTTCCTGCGCGCCGACGTGGTGCTGGCGGCGCTGGGCGCGCGCGCGGCGCGGCGCCCGGTGCGGGTCAGCCTGCAGCGCGCGCTGATCCCCAACAACACCACGCACCGCTCGGCCACCCTGCAGCGCATCCGCATCGGCAGCACGCGCGAGGGCAAGATCACGGCCATCGCCCACGAAGCCTGGTCCGGCAACCTGCCCGATGGCTCGCCGGAAAATGCCGCCACCCAGACCCGCTCGCTGTACGCCGGCGAGCACCGCATGACCGCCAACAAGGTGGCGGCGATGGACCTGCCGGAATCGAACGCGATGCGCGCGCCGGGCGAAGCGCCGGGCATGGCGGCGCTCGAGATCGCGATGGACGAGATGGCCGAGAAGCTCGGCATGGACCCGGTCCGGTTCCGCATCCTGAACGATACCCAGGTGGTGCCTGACAACCCCGAAAAGCCGGGTTCCTCCGACCCGCAATCGAAGAAATCCGAGGAGAAGTCGCGCCACAATCCGCATCCGCCGTTCTCCAAACGCCAGTTCGTCCAGTGCCTGCAGGTAGGGGCCGAGCGCTTCGGCTGGGAGCGCCGGGCGGCCAAGCCCGGCGCCGTGCGCGACGGCCGCTGGCTGGTCGGCATGGGCATGGCCGCCGCTTTCCGCGACAGCCTGCAGATGAAGTCGGCCGCACGGGTGCGCCTCGACCGGCGCGGCATCCTGACGGTGGAAACCGACATGACCGACATCGGCACCGGCAGCTACACCATCATCGCGCAGACGGCCAGCGAGATGATGGGGGTGCCCTTGGAAAAGGTGCGGGTGCGCCTGGGCGATTCGGGCTTCCCGGCGTCTTGCGGCTCGGGCGGCCAGTGGGGCGGCAACAACTCGACGGCGGGCGTGTACGCGGCCTGCGTGAAGCTGCGCGAGGCGGTGGCGCGCCAGGCCGGCTTCGATCCTGAACGCGCGATCTTCGCCGATGGCCTGGTCAAGGCGGGCAGCAGCAGTATGCCGCTGGCCGAGGCGGTGGGCGAGCGCGAACTGGTGGCCGAGGACCTGATCGAGTACGGCGACATCGGCAAGCGCTTCCAGCTATCGACCTTCGGCGCGCACTTCGTCGAAGTCGGCGTCGATGCGGTGACCTGCGAAGTGCGCCTGCGCCGCATGCTGGCGGTGTGCGCGGCCGGACGCATCCTGAATCCGAAGACGGCGCGCAGCCAGGTGATCGGCGCGATGACGATGGGGGCGGGCGCGGCGCTGATGGAAGAGCTGGCGGTCGACAAGCGGCTCGGCTATTTCGTCAACCACGACCTCGCGGGCTACGAGGTGCCGGTGCACGCGGACATCCCGCACCAGGAAGTCATCTTCCTGGACGAGACCGATCCGGTGTCTTCGCCGATGAAGGCGAAAGGCATTGCCGAGCTGGGTATCTGCGGGGTGGCGGCGGCGATCGCCAACGCGGTGTACAACGCGACCGGCGTGCGGGTGCGCGAGTATCCGATCACGCTGGACAAGCTGATCGACAAGATGCCGCTGCGGGTGTAA
- a CDS encoding xanthine dehydrogenase family protein subunit M has product MKAFTYERARTPQEAADAAARHPEARFIAGGTNLLDLMKLQIETPSHLIDVNELALDRIEPTQDGGLRIGALVRNADLAADLRVRRDYGVLTRALVAGASGQLRNQATTAGNLLQRTRCPYFYDTNVPCNKRKPGSGCSAIGGFTRLHAIVGQSEACIATHPSDMAVAMRVLDAQVETVAPGGATRVIPIADFHRLPGNTPHIEHNLKPGELITAVTLPRPIGGMQGYRKVRDRASYAFALVSVATVIQPDGSGRAALGGVAHKPWRVEAADAAFPRGGEAVAGTLLQGARTTDENAFKLPLVARTLAAAIADAKAAGAKA; this is encoded by the coding sequence ATGAAAGCCTTTACCTACGAACGCGCAAGGACCCCGCAGGAAGCCGCGGACGCCGCGGCGCGCCATCCGGAGGCGCGCTTCATCGCGGGCGGCACCAACCTGCTGGACCTGATGAAGCTCCAGATCGAAACACCGTCCCACCTGATCGACGTCAACGAGCTCGCCCTCGACCGCATCGAGCCGACCCAGGACGGCGGCCTGCGCATCGGCGCCCTGGTGCGCAACGCCGACCTGGCGGCCGACCTGCGCGTGCGGCGCGACTACGGCGTGCTCACGCGCGCGCTGGTGGCCGGCGCCTCGGGCCAGTTGCGCAACCAGGCCACCACCGCCGGCAACCTGCTGCAGCGCACCCGCTGCCCCTATTTTTACGACACCAACGTCCCCTGCAACAAGCGCAAACCGGGCAGCGGCTGCAGCGCCATCGGCGGCTTCACCCGCCTGCACGCCATCGTCGGCCAGAGCGAGGCCTGCATCGCGACCCACCCGAGCGACATGGCGGTGGCCATGCGCGTGCTCGATGCCCAGGTCGAGACCGTCGCCCCCGGCGGCGCGACGCGGGTGATCCCGATCGCCGACTTCCATCGCCTGCCGGGCAACACGCCGCACATCGAGCACAACCTGAAACCGGGTGAGCTGATCACCGCGGTGACGCTGCCGCGGCCCATCGGCGGAATGCAGGGCTACCGCAAAGTGCGCGACCGCGCTTCGTACGCCTTCGCGCTGGTGTCGGTGGCCACCGTCATCCAGCCGGACGGCAGCGGCCGGGCGGCGCTGGGCGGCGTCGCCCACAAGCCCTGGCGCGTCGAGGCGGCCGACGCCGCGTTCCCGCGCGGGGGCGAGGCCGTGGCCGGCACGCTGCTGCAGGGCGCCCGCACCACCGACGAGAACGCATTCAAGCTGCCGCTGGTCGCGCGCACGCTCGCCGCCGCCATTGCCGACGCCAAGGCGGCCGGCGCCAAAGCATAA
- the paoA gene encoding aldehyde dehydrogenase iron-sulfur subunit — MPDFDPHRRQLLRASTVAVGGVAVASHVAAPAVAAPAAQPAAATTPTTMSIRLKVNGIEHQLMVDPRTTLLDALRDRLQLTGSKKGCDQGQCGACTVLIDGRRVTSCLNLAVMQEGHEITTIEGLGTPTNLHPLQRAFVKHDGFQCGFCTPGQICSAVGMLEELRAGAPSHVTSDLNAPPPATDMELRERMSGNLCRCGAYSNIQEAIAEVAGVPGAAGAKP; from the coding sequence ATGCCCGACTTCGATCCACACCGGCGGCAGCTGCTGAGGGCGTCCACGGTCGCCGTCGGCGGTGTCGCCGTGGCCTCGCACGTGGCGGCGCCCGCAGTGGCTGCCCCCGCCGCCCAGCCGGCCGCCGCCACCACGCCCACCACCATGAGCATCCGCCTGAAGGTCAACGGCATCGAACACCAGCTGATGGTCGATCCGCGCACCACGCTGCTGGACGCGCTGCGCGACCGCCTGCAGCTCACCGGCAGCAAGAAGGGCTGCGACCAGGGCCAGTGCGGCGCCTGCACGGTCCTCATCGACGGCCGCCGCGTCACCTCCTGCCTGAACCTGGCCGTGATGCAGGAAGGCCATGAGATCACCACCATCGAAGGCCTCGGCACCCCGACCAACCTGCATCCGCTGCAGCGCGCCTTCGTCAAGCATGACGGCTTCCAGTGCGGCTTCTGCACCCCGGGGCAGATCTGTTCTGCCGTCGGCATGCTGGAAGAGCTGCGCGCAGGGGCGCCCAGCCACGTGACAAGCGACCTGAACGCGCCGCCGCCGGCGACCGACATGGAATTGCGCGAGCGCATGAGCGGCAACCTGTGCCGCTGTGGCGCCTATTCGAACATCCAGGAGGCGATTGCCGAAGTGGCAGGCGTTCCAGGCGCCGCGGGGGCCAAGCCATGA
- a CDS encoding TfoX/Sxy family protein — MGTERSFVDYVTEVAGLGSRLTHKKMFGEYALYLDGKVVAFACDNSLYIKPSQAVRTLAPELPQGPPYPGAKDYPIADQLLDEPDALRRLLEDTAALMPLPKPKKSTGR, encoded by the coding sequence ATGGGTACCGAACGAAGCTTCGTCGACTACGTGACGGAAGTCGCCGGGCTGGGCAGCCGGCTGACGCACAAGAAGATGTTCGGCGAATACGCCCTCTACCTGGACGGCAAGGTGGTCGCCTTTGCCTGCGACAACAGCCTCTACATCAAGCCCTCCCAGGCCGTGCGCACGCTCGCACCCGAGCTGCCCCAGGGCCCGCCCTATCCGGGCGCCAAGGACTATCCGATTGCGGACCAACTGCTCGACGAGCCCGACGCCCTGCGCCGCCTGCTCGAAGACACCGCGGCGCTGATGCCGCTGCCCAAGCCGAAGAAAAGCACCGGCAGGTAG
- a CDS encoding glycosyl hydrolase → MDKLLRRLLPVLLFAGAHAAVQAAPQVAPAAPERGRIAAKPLFRDPVFDGAADPVIVRNAARGSWWMFYTNRRANAKALTGVAWVHGTNIGIAESRDEGASWTYLGTADIALPAALGGSEATHWAPDVLRADDGTYHMFLTVVPGVFTDWNHPRHIVHLTSTDLRSWGNARAIRLASDRVIDAAVARLPGGGWRMWYNNERDHKSIHYADSPDLNDWIEGGKVVADQAGEGPKVFQWRGAWWMITDVWRGLAVYRSPDATNWTRQDGNLLQQPGSGTDDGAIGGHCDVVVRGDRAWLFYFTHPGRGAVQGGAGTGTDGAAQRRSVIQVTELFLSGDTLRVERDAPTRIALGGN, encoded by the coding sequence ATGGACAAACTGCTGCGCCGCCTCCTTCCCGTTTTGCTGTTCGCCGGCGCGCATGCCGCCGTGCAGGCCGCCCCGCAGGTGGCGCCCGCCGCGCCGGAGCGCGGCCGGATCGCCGCCAAGCCGCTGTTCCGCGACCCGGTCTTCGACGGCGCCGCCGACCCCGTCATCGTGCGCAACGCCGCGCGCGGCAGCTGGTGGATGTTCTACACCAACCGCCGCGCCAACGCGAAGGCGCTCACCGGGGTTGCCTGGGTCCACGGCACCAACATCGGCATCGCCGAATCGCGCGACGAGGGGGCCAGCTGGACCTACCTCGGCACCGCCGACATCGCACTGCCGGCGGCGCTGGGCGGATCGGAGGCCACGCACTGGGCGCCCGACGTGCTGCGCGCCGACGACGGCACGTATCACATGTTCCTGACCGTGGTGCCGGGCGTGTTCACCGACTGGAACCACCCGCGCCACATCGTCCACCTCACCAGCACCGACTTGCGCAGCTGGGGCAATGCGCGCGCCATCCGGCTCGCCTCGGACCGCGTCATCGATGCCGCCGTGGCCCGCCTGCCCGGCGGCGGCTGGCGCATGTGGTACAACAACGAGCGCGATCACAAGTCGATCCACTACGCCGACAGTCCGGACCTGAACGACTGGATAGAGGGCGGCAAGGTGGTGGCCGACCAGGCCGGCGAAGGGCCGAAGGTGTTCCAGTGGCGCGGCGCCTGGTGGATGATCACCGACGTCTGGCGCGGCCTGGCCGTCTACCGTTCGCCGGACGCCACCAACTGGACCCGCCAGGACGGCAACCTGCTCCAGCAGCCCGGAAGCGGAACCGATGACGGCGCCATCGGCGGGCATTGCGACGTGGTGGTGCGCGGCGACCGGGCCTGGCTGTTCTACTTCACCCATCCGGGCCGCGGCGCCGTACAAGGCGGTGCGGGCACCGGCACCGACGGCGCCGCCCAGCGCCGCAGCGTGATCCAGGTGACGGAACTGTTCCTGTCGGGCGACACGCTGCGCGTGGAGCGCGATGCGCCGACGCGCATCGCACTGGGCGGGAATTGA
- the gltA gene encoding citrate (Si)-synthase, protein MNISDTKATLSFSDGSPSVDMPIYKGTIGPDVIDIRKLYGQTGKFTYDPGFMSTAACQSAITYIDGDKGELLYRGYPIEQLAVNCDFLESCYLLLNGELPNAEQKKKFDDTVTKHTMIHEQMNFFFRGFRRDAHPMSVLVGTVGALASFYHDSLDINDAKQREISAIRLIAKLPTLVAMAYKYSVGQPFMYPRNDLSYSANFMYMMFANPCEEYKVNDVLVRALDRILILHADHEQNASTSTVRLAGSSGANPFACIAAGIACLWGPAHGGANEAALTMLKEIGSVENIPAFIEKVKDKNSGVKLMGFGHRVYKNFDPRAKLMRETCHEVLEELGLQDDPLFKLAMELEKIALEDDYFVSRKLYPNVDFYSGIVQSALGIPVSLFTGIFAMARTIGWIAQWNEMIADPEQKIGRPRQLFVGSEVRDVPPMDKR, encoded by the coding sequence ATGAATATCTCTGATACCAAAGCCACCCTGTCGTTCTCCGACGGCAGCCCGTCGGTCGACATGCCGATCTACAAGGGCACCATCGGCCCGGACGTCATCGACATCCGCAAGCTGTACGGCCAGACCGGCAAGTTCACCTACGACCCGGGCTTCATGTCGACCGCCGCCTGCCAGTCGGCCATCACCTACATCGATGGCGACAAGGGCGAGCTGCTGTACCGCGGCTACCCGATCGAGCAGCTGGCCGTCAACTGCGACTTCCTGGAATCCTGCTACCTGCTGCTGAACGGCGAACTGCCGAACGCCGAGCAGAAGAAAAAGTTCGACGACACCGTGACCAAGCACACGATGATCCACGAGCAGATGAACTTCTTCTTCCGCGGCTTCCGCCGCGACGCGCACCCGATGTCGGTGCTGGTCGGCACCGTCGGCGCGCTGGCCTCGTTCTACCACGACTCGCTGGACATCAACGACGCCAAGCAGCGCGAGATCTCGGCGATCCGCCTGATCGCCAAGCTGCCGACCCTGGTCGCGATGGCCTACAAATACTCGGTCGGCCAGCCTTTCATGTACCCGCGCAACGATCTGTCGTACAGCGCCAACTTCATGTACATGATGTTCGCCAACCCGTGCGAAGAGTACAAGGTCAACGACGTGCTGGTGCGCGCCCTGGACCGCATCCTGATCCTGCACGCCGACCACGAGCAGAACGCATCGACCTCGACCGTCCGCCTGGCCGGTTCGTCGGGCGCCAACCCGTTCGCCTGTATCGCTGCCGGTATCGCCTGCCTGTGGGGCCCGGCCCACGGCGGCGCCAACGAAGCCGCACTGACCATGCTGAAGGAAATCGGCTCGGTCGAGAACATCCCGGCCTTCATCGAGAAGGTCAAGGACAAGAACTCGGGCGTGAAGCTGATGGGCTTCGGTCACCGCGTGTACAAGAACTTCGACCCGCGCGCCAAGCTGATGCGCGAAACCTGCCACGAAGTGCTGGAAGAACTGGGCCTGCAGGACGACCCGCTGTTCAAGCTGGCGATGGAACTGGAAAAGATTGCGCTGGAAGACGACTACTTCGTGTCGCGCAAGCTGTACCCGAACGTCGACTTCTACTCGGGCATCGTGCAGTCGGCCCTGGGCATCCCGGTCTCGCTGTTCACCGGCATCTTCGCGATGGCCCGTACCATCGGCTGGATCGCCCAGTGGAACGAAATGATCGCCGACCCGGAACAGAAGATCGGCCGTCCGCGCCAGCTGTTCGTCGGTTCGGAGGTACGCGACGTGCCGCCGATGGACAAGCGCTGA
- a CDS encoding succinate dehydrogenase assembly factor 2, producing the protein MKTHQSDPANRARLRWRARRGLLENDLILTRFLDAHEGELSDEEVDALTRLLDLADNPLMDLLLGRTEPEGEVDQPHVRALLARLRQA; encoded by the coding sequence GTGAAAACGCATCAATCCGACCCCGCCAACCGTGCCCGCCTGCGCTGGCGCGCGCGCCGCGGCCTGCTCGAGAACGATTTGATCCTCACGCGCTTTCTCGATGCGCATGAAGGCGAATTGAGCGACGAGGAAGTCGATGCGCTGACCCGCTTGCTGGACCTGGCGGACAACCCGCTGATGGACCTGCTGCTGGGCCGGACCGAGCCTGAAGGCGAGGTCGACCAGCCGCACGTGCGCGCCCTGCTGGCGCGCCTGCGCCAGGCGTAG
- a CDS encoding succinate dehydrogenase iron-sulfur subunit, which translates to MARTVQLKIYRYDPDKDAKPYMQDVTVELQDTDKMLLDALQRIKSDVDDSLALRRSCREGVCGSDAMNINGKNGLACTTNLNELTQPIVLRPLPGLPVVRDLIVDMTNFFKQYHSIKPYLINDSIKPEKERLQTPEEREELDGLYECILCACCSTSCPSFWWNPDKFVGPAGLLQAYRFIADSRDEATNERLDNLEDPYRLFRCHSIMNCTDVCPKGLNPNKAIGKIKELLVRRAI; encoded by the coding sequence ATGGCACGCACCGTCCAACTGAAGATCTACCGCTACGATCCTGACAAGGATGCCAAGCCTTACATGCAAGACGTCACCGTCGAGCTACAAGACACCGACAAGATGCTGCTCGACGCGCTGCAGCGCATCAAGTCGGATGTCGACGATTCGCTGGCCCTGCGCCGCTCCTGCCGCGAAGGCGTGTGCGGTTCGGACGCAATGAACATCAACGGCAAGAATGGCCTGGCCTGCACCACCAACCTGAACGAGCTGACGCAGCCGATCGTGCTGCGTCCTCTGCCCGGCCTGCCGGTGGTCCGCGACCTGATCGTGGACATGACCAACTTCTTCAAGCAGTACCACTCGATCAAGCCCTACCTGATCAACGACTCGATCAAGCCGGAAAAAGAGCGCCTGCAGACCCCGGAAGAGCGCGAAGAGCTCGATGGCCTGTACGAGTGCATCCTGTGCGCCTGCTGCTCGACCTCGTGCCCGTCGTTCTGGTGGAACCCGGACAAGTTCGTCGGCCCGGCCGGCCTGCTGCAGGCCTACCGCTTCATCGCCGACTCGCGCGACGAAGCCACCAACGAGCGCCTGGACAACCTGGAAGACCCGTACCGCCTGTTCCGCTGCCACTCGATCATGAATTGCACGGACGTGTGCCCGAAGGGCCTGAATCCGAACAAGGCGATCGGCAAGATCAAGGAACTGCTGGTGCGTCGCGCGATTTAA
- a CDS encoding succinate dehydrogenase flavoprotein subunit — MAAIKTAIPTRRFDAVIVGAGGSGMRASLQLAEAGLNVAVLSKVFPTRSHTVAAQGGIGASLGNMSEDDWYWHMFDTVKGGDYLGDQDAIEFMCREAPKVVYELEHFGMPFDRNPDGTIYQRPFGGHTANFGEKPVQRACAAADRTGHALLHTLYQRNVRARTHFFVEWMALDLIRDLEGDVVGVMALEMETGDVMILEAKTTIFATGGAGRIFAASTNAFINTGDGMGMAARAGLPLQDMEFWQFHPTGVAGAGVLITEGVRGEGGILINSNGERFMERYAPTLKDLAPRDFVSRSMDQEIKEGRGCGPNKDHVLLDLRHIGKDTIEKRLPSILEIGHKFANVDATKEPIPVVPTIHYQMGGIPTNIHGQVVAPDGTGGQKIVGGLYAIGECACVSVHGANRLGTNSLLDLVVFGRAAGNHVVASNLKQKVNKALPKDAADFALDRLNRLETSTGGEKVQHVANDIRAAMQKYCGVFRTQELLDTGVREIMKLDERRKHVSFQDKSKVFNTARVEALELDNLIETAKATIVSAAARPESRGAHAHSDFPNRDDENWMKHTLFYSEGNRLEYKAVVTKPLTVDTFKPKARTF; from the coding sequence GTGGCAGCAATTAAAACTGCAATCCCTACCCGCCGCTTCGACGCGGTCATCGTTGGCGCCGGCGGTTCCGGCATGCGCGCATCGCTGCAACTGGCCGAAGCCGGCCTGAACGTGGCGGTGCTGTCGAAAGTGTTCCCGACCCGTTCGCACACCGTGGCTGCCCAGGGCGGCATCGGTGCTTCGCTGGGCAACATGAGCGAAGACGACTGGTACTGGCACATGTTCGACACCGTCAAGGGTGGCGATTACCTGGGCGACCAGGATGCGATCGAATTCATGTGCCGCGAAGCACCGAAGGTCGTGTACGAGCTGGAACACTTCGGCATGCCCTTCGACCGCAACCCGGACGGCACCATCTACCAGCGTCCGTTCGGCGGCCACACCGCCAACTTCGGCGAGAAGCCGGTCCAGCGCGCCTGCGCCGCGGCCGACCGTACCGGCCACGCGCTGCTGCACACGCTGTACCAGCGTAACGTGCGCGCGCGCACCCACTTCTTCGTCGAGTGGATGGCGCTTGACCTGATCCGCGACCTAGAGGGCGACGTGGTCGGCGTGATGGCCCTCGAAATGGAAACCGGCGACGTGATGATCCTGGAAGCGAAGACCACCATCTTCGCCACCGGCGGCGCAGGGCGCATCTTCGCGGCTTCCACCAACGCGTTCATCAACACCGGCGACGGCATGGGCATGGCGGCGCGCGCCGGCCTGCCGCTGCAGGACATGGAGTTCTGGCAGTTCCACCCGACCGGCGTGGCCGGCGCGGGCGTCCTGATCACCGAGGGCGTGCGCGGCGAGGGCGGCATCCTGATCAACTCGAACGGCGAACGCTTCATGGAGCGCTATGCGCCGACCCTGAAGGACCTGGCGCCGCGCGACTTCGTCTCGCGTTCGATGGACCAGGAGATCAAGGAAGGCCGCGGCTGCGGTCCGAACAAGGACCACGTGCTGCTGGACCTGCGCCACATCGGCAAGGACACCATCGAGAAGCGCCTGCCGTCGATCCTGGAAATCGGCCACAAGTTCGCCAACGTCGACGCCACCAAGGAACCGATCCCGGTCGTTCCGACCATCCACTACCAGATGGGCGGCATCCCGACCAACATCCACGGCCAAGTAGTGGCCCCGGATGGCACCGGCGGCCAGAAGATTGTGGGCGGCCTGTACGCGATCGGCGAATGCGCCTGCGTCTCGGTGCACGGCGCCAACCGCCTGGGCACCAACTCGCTGCTCGACCTGGTGGTGTTCGGCCGCGCGGCCGGCAACCACGTGGTGGCCTCGAACCTGAAGCAGAAGGTCAACAAGGCCCTGCCGAAGGACGCCGCCGATTTTGCGCTGGACCGCCTCAACCGCCTCGAGACCTCGACCGGCGGCGAGAAGGTGCAGCACGTGGCCAACGACATCCGCGCCGCCATGCAGAAGTACTGCGGCGTGTTCCGTACCCAGGAACTGCTCGATACCGGCGTGCGCGAAATCATGAAGCTCGACGAGCGCCGCAAGCACGTCTCGTTCCAGGATAAATCGAAGGTGTTCAACACCGCCCGCGTGGAAGCGCTGGAACTCGACAACCTGATCGAGACCGCCAAGGCGACCATCGTGTCGGCCGCGGCCCGCCCGGAATCGCGCGGCGCCCACGCCCACAGCGATTTCCCGAACCGCGACGACGAAAACTGGATGAAGCACACCCTGTTCTACTCGGAAGGCAACCGCCTCGAGTACAAGGCGGTGGTGACCAAGCCGCTGACCGTCGACACCTTCAAGCCGAAGGCCCGTACTTTCTAA
- the sdhD gene encoding succinate dehydrogenase, hydrophobic membrane anchor protein — translation MANKNNIGPRRLVVGAHYGVKDWLAQRVTAIVMAAFTVVLLVSFLTGQDFSYEGWAGLFARQWFKLFALVTFLGLFYHAWVGIRDIWMDYVKSAGLRLFLMLATIFWLLACAAWTVQILWSV, via the coding sequence ATGGCAAACAAGAATAACATCGGACCGCGCCGCCTCGTCGTCGGCGCCCACTACGGCGTCAAGGACTGGCTGGCGCAGCGCGTCACCGCCATCGTCATGGCCGCCTTCACCGTCGTGCTGCTGGTCTCCTTCCTGACCGGCCAGGATTTCAGCTATGAAGGCTGGGCCGGCCTGTTCGCGCGCCAGTGGTTCAAGCTGTTCGCGCTGGTCACCTTCCTCGGCCTGTTCTATCACGCCTGGGTCGGCATCCGTGACATCTGGATGGACTATGTGAAGTCGGCAGGCCTGCGCCTGTTCCTGATGCTGGCGACGATCTTCTGGCTGCTCGCCTGCGCCGCCTGGACCGTGCAAATTCTCTGGAGTGTGTAA
- the sdhC gene encoding succinate dehydrogenase, cytochrome b556 subunit encodes MREAAKKGRPEFRNVGIGDITGKYRMPPSAIVSILHRVSGAGLFLFLPFLLYLLQESLRSEISFAHFAGIVDNPFAKIILLGLSWAYLHHFVAGVRHLFMDNHMALDKDAAQKTARWVLIISLVLTALVALKLFGVF; translated from the coding sequence GTGAGAGAAGCTGCAAAAAAAGGGCGGCCGGAGTTCCGCAACGTTGGCATTGGAGATATTACGGGTAAATATCGCATGCCGCCATCGGCCATCGTGTCGATCCTGCACCGCGTCAGCGGCGCCGGTCTGTTCCTGTTCCTGCCGTTCCTGCTGTACCTGCTGCAGGAAAGCCTGCGTTCCGAGATCTCGTTCGCCCATTTCGCGGGCATCGTCGATAACCCGTTCGCGAAAATCATCCTGCTGGGCCTGTCGTGGGCTTACCTGCACCACTTCGTCGCCGGCGTGCGCCACCTGTTCATGGACAACCACATGGCCCTGGACAAGGATGCCGCGCAGAAGACCGCACGCTGGGTGCTGATCATCAGCCTGGTGCTGACCGCACTGGTCGCCCTGAAACTGTTCGGAGTGTTTTAA